One genomic region from Bacillus marinisedimentorum encodes:
- a CDS encoding type 1 glutamine amidotransferase domain-containing protein, with amino-acid sequence MSKVAVLLAPYFEDVEYEKPVEALKEEGHIITVISKQQDEELKGKQGKVTATADSSIDNASPCDFDALLIPGGFSPDQLRADERYVDFARHFVYKEKPVLMICHGPQLLITAEVLRGRNVTGYKSIQTDLKYAGANVFDEEVVVDRNFVSSRNPADIPAFIEESKKLLQEKG; translated from the coding sequence ATGAGTAAAGTCGCAGTATTGCTTGCTCCTTATTTTGAAGATGTCGAATATGAAAAACCAGTGGAGGCGCTCAAGGAAGAGGGCCATATTATAACAGTGATCAGCAAACAGCAAGATGAAGAACTAAAAGGAAAGCAGGGGAAGGTGACAGCGACAGCCGATTCATCCATTGATAATGCCTCCCCGTGTGATTTCGATGCTCTTCTTATTCCGGGCGGGTTCTCCCCTGACCAGCTCCGCGCTGATGAAAGGTACGTCGATTTCGCCAGGCACTTTGTATATAAAGAGAAACCGGTGCTGATGATCTGCCATGGGCCGCAGCTGCTTATAACAGCAGAGGTGCTGAGAGGCCGTAATGTGACCGGGTACAAGTCCATTCAGACCGATTTGAAATATGCAGGTGCTAATGTGTTTGACGAAGAGGTGGTCGTCGACCGCAACTTTGTTTCAAGCCGCAATCCGGCTGACATTCCGGCATTTATTGAAGAATCGAAGAAGCTTTTGCAAGAAAAGGGATAA